A portion of the Segatella copri DSM 18205 genome contains these proteins:
- a CDS encoding FecR family protein, protein MMKQTDIFNDESLQNDFQDLVAIEQAMIRKTYPLPNLDKELEKIVGKENSDAEEPVKHQYPMMKMLMSALMGAAAMLAIVFVWQWVSSRQTIDGATGNRITQNVSSEQDMTMLQTADGEMITLTLADGTEVKLNSNSKITYPHCFKGAERMVHLEGEAFFKVRHDSKRPFVVDAGGVLTKDLGTSFNIKAYQGSDCKVTLVEGKVEVLAKNSQHKPVTLNPGQQYSLSAKETVSGQIINVNTDETTAWADGVLYYHDQTLEYILDNLAAYYQSKVVFRNPAVKTKHLDFSADKSGSIEDAIGLLNNLGVAKVSFKGNTIYIE, encoded by the coding sequence ATGATGAAGCAAACAGATATTTTTAATGATGAGAGTTTACAGAATGACTTCCAAGACTTGGTTGCCATAGAACAGGCTATGATACGCAAAACATATCCTCTGCCAAATCTTGACAAGGAGTTGGAGAAGATAGTAGGCAAAGAAAATTCGGATGCCGAAGAGCCTGTGAAACATCAATATCCGATGATGAAAATGCTGATGAGTGCTCTGATGGGCGCTGCTGCTATGTTGGCGATAGTTTTTGTATGGCAGTGGGTGAGCTCAAGGCAGACTATTGATGGAGCTACCGGAAATCGGATAACGCAAAATGTATCTTCTGAACAAGATATGACAATGCTTCAGACTGCAGATGGTGAGATGATTACTCTGACACTGGCTGATGGCACTGAAGTAAAGCTCAATAGTAATAGTAAGATTACTTATCCCCACTGCTTTAAGGGAGCAGAGCGTATGGTGCATCTTGAAGGAGAAGCATTCTTCAAGGTAAGGCACGACAGTAAGCGTCCTTTTGTGGTGGATGCAGGTGGTGTCTTGACCAAGGACTTGGGTACTTCTTTTAATATCAAGGCTTATCAGGGTAGTGACTGTAAAGTGACTTTGGTTGAGGGAAAGGTGGAAGTTCTGGCAAAGAACAGTCAGCATAAACCTGTGACATTGAATCCGGGACAGCAATATTCCTTAAGTGCAAAGGAGACTGTTTCTGGGCAGATAATTAATGTAAATACGGATGAAACTACCGCATGGGCAGATGGTGTGCTCTATTATCACGACCAGACTTTGGAATACATCTTGGATAATCTTGCAGCATATTATCAGAGTAAGGTGGTTTTTAGAAATCCTGCAGTCAAAACCAAGCATCTCGATTTCTCCGCAGATAAGAGTGGCAGTATAGAGGATGCTATAGGACTCTTGAATAATCTGGGAGTTGCAAAGGTTAGTTTTAAGGGAAATACTATATATATAGAATAA
- a CDS encoding RNA polymerase sigma-70 factor codes for MNKREVFGHFFKSYYGRLYYYALQLLKDEEASRDIVSGVFAHVWENFDSYDMQTLPAFLLKTVKNKCLDYLRHTAVHAQYADYYLHAVDQCYEDNDIQKERQRQVEEMLDLLPDTTRHVLEECYLNHKKYREVADEMNVCQETVKRHIIKALKLLREHYHQIKT; via the coding sequence ATGAATAAGCGGGAAGTTTTTGGGCATTTTTTCAAATCATATTATGGTCGATTATATTATTATGCGCTGCAACTCCTGAAAGATGAGGAGGCAAGCCGAGATATCGTGAGTGGCGTTTTTGCTCACGTATGGGAGAATTTCGACTCATATGACATGCAAACCTTGCCAGCCTTCTTGCTTAAAACCGTGAAAAATAAGTGTTTAGACTATCTTCGGCATACAGCTGTTCATGCACAATATGCCGATTACTATCTTCATGCAGTAGATCAATGCTATGAAGATAATGATATCCAGAAAGAACGTCAGCGGCAAGTAGAAGAAATGTTGGATTTGTTACCGGATACTACTCGTCATGTTTTGGAAGAATGTTATCTTAACCATAAGAAATATCGGGAAGTGGCAGATGAGATGAATGTCTGTCAGGAAACGGTCAAGCGCCATATCATAAAGGCCTTGAAACTGTTAAGAGAACATTATCATCAAATAAAAACTTGA
- a CDS encoding aminopeptidase C, translating into MRKNVLLLGAMMMASMSLMAQTKGGGISQSALQQMEKSQQAGVANKALFNAIANNSIDDLVKNHANEAPVDTHFSIETPSQSIHNQKSSGRCWMFSGFNVLRSNFALNDKQGRVVEYSQDYLFFYDQLEKANLMLQGVIDLGKKSIEDPQVQFFFKNPLNDGGTFCGVADLASKYGLVPMSAQPETFSSNNTSKMSRLVSSKLREYGLELRKMVAQGKKSAAIQARKNEMLGQVYHMLSLTLGEPVKEFTYAFRDKDGKQIGEAKKYTPKSFYEETVGKDLNGTFLMVMNDPRRPYHKTYEVEYDRHTYDGHNWKYLNLPMEEIAQLAIASLKDGHKMYSSYDVGKQLDRKRGYLALDNYDYGSLFNTSFPMNKADRIATFDSGSTHAMTLTAVDLDANGKPVKWKVENSWGADNGFAGCFIMTNDWFNEYMFRLVVNKKYASEQLLKEFDQKPTMLTPDDPLFQLED; encoded by the coding sequence ATGAGAAAAAATGTATTACTTTTGGGAGCCATGATGATGGCTTCCATGTCTCTGATGGCGCAGACCAAAGGTGGCGGCATCAGTCAGTCTGCTCTCCAGCAGATGGAGAAAAGCCAGCAGGCAGGTGTAGCCAACAAGGCACTCTTCAATGCGATAGCCAACAACAGCATTGATGACCTTGTGAAGAATCATGCCAACGAGGCCCCGGTTGATACTCATTTCAGCATCGAGACTCCTTCGCAGAGCATTCACAACCAGAAGAGTTCGGGCCGTTGCTGGATGTTCAGCGGTTTCAATGTGCTCCGTTCTAACTTCGCCCTCAATGACAAGCAGGGTAGAGTGGTGGAGTATTCTCAGGATTATCTCTTCTTCTATGACCAGCTGGAGAAGGCTAACCTGATGCTTCAGGGTGTTATCGACCTTGGCAAGAAGAGCATCGAGGATCCTCAGGTGCAGTTCTTCTTCAAGAATCCGCTCAATGATGGTGGTACTTTCTGTGGTGTTGCCGATTTGGCAAGCAAGTATGGTCTTGTACCTATGAGTGCCCAGCCTGAGACCTTCTCAAGCAACAATACTTCCAAGATGAGCCGTCTCGTAAGCAGCAAGCTCCGCGAGTATGGTCTGGAACTCCGTAAGATGGTGGCTCAGGGCAAGAAATCTGCAGCTATCCAGGCTCGCAAGAACGAGATGCTCGGTCAGGTTTATCACATGCTGAGTCTTACTCTCGGTGAACCGGTAAAGGAATTTACCTATGCTTTCCGCGACAAGGATGGCAAGCAGATTGGCGAGGCTAAAAAGTATACTCCTAAGAGTTTCTATGAGGAAACCGTAGGCAAGGACTTGAACGGTACCTTCCTGATGGTGATGAACGATCCACGCCGTCCTTACCACAAGACATACGAGGTAGAGTACGACCGTCATACTTATGATGGTCATAACTGGAAGTATCTGAACTTGCCTATGGAGGAGATTGCCCAGCTCGCCATCGCCTCTCTAAAGGACGGTCATAAGATGTATTCAAGCTATGATGTGGGCAAGCAGCTCGACCGCAAGCGCGGCTATCTGGCACTCGACAACTACGACTATGGAAGTCTCTTCAATACCTCATTCCCAATGAACAAGGCTGACCGCATCGCTACTTTCGATAGCGGTTCTACTCATGCCATGACGCTGACAGCTGTAGATCTCGATGCCAATGGCAAGCCTGTAAAGTGGAAGGTGGAGAACAGTTGGGGTGCTGACAATGGTTTTGCCGGTTGCTTCATCATGACCAACGATTGGTTCAACGAGTACATGTTCCGCCTGGTAGTAAACAAAAAGTATGCTTCTGAGCAGCTCTTGAAGGAATTCGACCAGAAGCCTACCATGCTGACTCCAGATGATCCTCTGTTCCAGTTGGAAGACTAA
- the dxs gene encoding 1-deoxy-D-xylulose-5-phosphate synthase has translation MDKNKFSLLSSIKYPEDLRRLSIDQLPQVCKELREDIIDEVAVNPGHFASSLGVVEITVALHYIYNTPYDRIVWDVGHQAYGHKILTGRRENFCTNRKLHGIRPFPTPLESEYDTFACGHASNSISAALGMAVAARENGDTDRHVVAVIGDGAMSGGLAFEGLNNVSSTPNDMLIILNDNDMSIDRAVGGMEKYLLNLDTNETYNRLRFKASQWLHSKGYLTEDRKKGILRLNNALKSALSHQQNIFEGMNIRYFGPFDGHDVKEVARVLKQLKNMKGPKLLHLHTTKGKGYEPAEKSATIWHAPGKFDPETGERIIADTSNQPPKYQDVFGETLLELAQKNPKIVGVTPAMPTGCSMNIMMKAMPNRTFDVGIAEGHAVTFSGGMAKDGLIPFCNIYSSFAQRAYDNIIHDMALLNLPVIMCLDRAGLVGEDGPTHHGAFDMAALRPIPHLTIASPMNEHELRNLMYSAQLPGHGSYVIRYPRGKGVLVDWRNPMEEIKTGTGRKLKDGTDVAVLTIGPIGNDAAQAIAEVEAETGMSIAHYDMRFLKPLDEDILKEVGEKFSRIITIEDGVRMGGMGSAVLEWMNDHDYQPKMTRMGLPDEFVEHGTVAQLREIVHLDKESIKEAIKK, from the coding sequence ATGGACAAGAACAAGTTTAGTCTATTAAGTAGTATAAAATACCCGGAAGATTTGAGACGGCTGAGCATTGACCAGCTGCCACAAGTCTGCAAAGAGTTAAGAGAAGACATTATCGACGAGGTTGCCGTCAACCCCGGTCATTTTGCCTCCTCTCTTGGCGTGGTGGAAATAACCGTAGCCCTACATTATATCTACAACACCCCATACGATCGTATTGTATGGGATGTGGGACACCAGGCCTACGGACATAAGATATTAACAGGACGCCGCGAAAACTTCTGCACCAACCGCAAGTTGCACGGCATCCGTCCATTCCCTACACCTTTAGAAAGCGAATATGATACCTTCGCCTGCGGACATGCGAGCAATTCCATCTCCGCAGCACTCGGTATGGCCGTTGCCGCACGCGAAAACGGAGATACCGACAGGCATGTGGTAGCCGTCATTGGCGATGGAGCCATGAGCGGCGGACTGGCTTTCGAGGGACTGAACAACGTATCAAGTACACCTAACGACATGCTCATCATCCTGAACGACAACGATATGAGCATCGACCGGGCTGTGGGCGGTATGGAGAAATATCTCCTGAACCTCGATACCAACGAGACCTACAACCGCCTGCGCTTCAAGGCATCGCAGTGGCTGCACTCCAAAGGCTATCTCACCGAAGACCGTAAGAAGGGCATCCTGCGCCTGAACAATGCACTGAAGTCGGCACTGAGTCATCAGCAGAACATCTTCGAGGGTATGAATATCCGCTACTTCGGACCTTTCGACGGTCATGACGTGAAGGAAGTGGCGAGAGTGCTCAAACAGCTCAAGAACATGAAGGGTCCTAAGCTGCTGCACCTGCATACCACCAAGGGAAAGGGTTACGAACCTGCCGAGAAGAGTGCTACCATCTGGCACGCGCCAGGCAAATTCGATCCGGAAACGGGTGAGAGAATCATTGCCGATACCAGCAACCAGCCTCCTAAATATCAGGATGTTTTCGGAGAGACGCTGCTGGAACTGGCTCAGAAAAATCCGAAGATTGTAGGTGTGACGCCAGCCATGCCTACAGGATGCTCCATGAACATCATGATGAAGGCGATGCCAAACCGTACCTTCGATGTAGGTATTGCCGAGGGGCATGCCGTCACCTTCTCAGGAGGTATGGCGAAAGACGGACTCATCCCTTTCTGCAACATCTACAGTTCGTTTGCACAGCGTGCCTACGATAACATCATCCACGACATGGCACTGCTCAACCTGCCGGTTATCATGTGTCTTGACCGTGCCGGACTGGTAGGTGAAGACGGACCTACCCATCATGGTGCCTTCGATATGGCGGCTCTCCGTCCGATTCCGCATCTCACCATCGCATCTCCGATGAACGAACATGAGTTGCGCAACCTGATGTATTCAGCCCAGTTGCCAGGTCATGGCAGCTATGTAATCCGTTATCCGAGAGGCAAGGGTGTGCTCGTAGACTGGCGCAACCCGATGGAGGAAATCAAGACCGGTACCGGCAGAAAACTGAAAGACGGCACCGATGTAGCCGTTCTCACCATCGGTCCTATAGGAAACGATGCTGCCCAGGCTATTGCTGAGGTAGAAGCCGAAACCGGAATGAGCATCGCCCACTACGATATGCGATTCCTCAAGCCACTCGATGAAGACATTCTGAAAGAGGTGGGCGAAAAGTTCAGCCGCATCATCACCATCGAAGACGGCGTTCGTATGGGCGGTATGGGCTCAGCCGTACTGGAATGGATGAACGACCATGACTATCAGCCAAAGATGACCCGAATGGGATTGCCAGATGAGTTTGTGGAACACGGAACCGTGGCACAGCTCAGAGAAATCGTACATCTCGATAAAGAATCAATCAAAGAAGCAATTAAGAAATGA
- the trkA gene encoding Trk system potassium transporter TrkA, translated as MKIIIAGAYAIGTHLARLLSRSNEEITLIDESEERLASIGSDCDLLTMLGKPTSLHILRDAGVADADLFIAVTPVESTNITASILAKNLGAKRTVARVDNPEYMDQQAQEFFKELGISKLIYPEMLAAVDINNGLKMSWVRQRWDVHDGALVMLGIKLREGCEILNEPLKNISGPNDPYHVVAIKRGSDTIIPGGNDELKLYDLAYFMTTRNYIPYIRKIVGKEHYVDVKNVMIMGGGRTAVRAVKKMPEYMECKIIEMSEERCEYLNDILDENKTLIIHGDGRDIPLLVEEGIRSTQAFVALTGNAETNILACLTAKRMGVRKTVAAVENVDYVSMAESLDIGTIINKKMIAASYIYQMMLDADVMNVRFLMSANADVAEFIAKEGSKVTKKPVKELGMPIGVTIGGLVRGEEGMLVSGNTQIEPGDSVMVFCHNINMKKIEKYFI; from the coding sequence ATGAAAATAATTATAGCTGGCGCATATGCCATAGGTACTCACCTGGCGAGACTCCTGTCACGCAGCAATGAAGAGATTACGCTCATCGATGAAAGCGAAGAGCGTCTGGCAAGCATTGGCTCCGACTGCGACCTGCTCACCATGCTGGGCAAGCCTACCAGTCTTCACATCTTACGCGATGCGGGGGTTGCAGATGCCGACCTCTTCATCGCCGTTACTCCGGTAGAAAGTACCAACATCACAGCTAGCATCCTTGCCAAGAACCTGGGTGCCAAAAGAACGGTGGCCCGCGTGGATAATCCGGAATATATGGATCAGCAGGCTCAGGAATTCTTCAAAGAATTAGGTATCAGCAAACTGATTTATCCGGAGATGCTCGCAGCCGTAGATATCAATAACGGACTGAAAATGAGTTGGGTACGTCAGCGCTGGGATGTGCACGACGGCGCACTCGTCATGCTCGGCATCAAACTGCGCGAAGGATGCGAGATACTGAACGAACCGCTCAAGAACATCAGCGGTCCTAACGACCCATACCACGTGGTAGCCATCAAGCGAGGCAGTGATACCATCATCCCTGGCGGTAACGACGAGCTGAAACTCTACGACCTCGCCTACTTCATGACCACCCGCAACTATATTCCATATATCCGCAAGATTGTAGGCAAGGAGCACTATGTGGATGTGAAGAACGTGATGATTATGGGTGGCGGACGCACAGCCGTAAGAGCCGTGAAGAAGATGCCGGAATATATGGAATGCAAGATTATCGAGATGAGTGAGGAGCGCTGCGAATATCTCAACGATATTCTCGATGAGAACAAGACGCTCATCATTCATGGTGACGGACGCGACATTCCGCTGCTCGTAGAAGAAGGTATCCGCAGTACTCAGGCCTTCGTGGCACTGACCGGTAACGCCGAAACCAATATCCTGGCCTGTCTTACCGCCAAGAGAATGGGTGTGCGCAAGACGGTGGCTGCCGTAGAAAACGTAGACTACGTGAGCATGGCAGAGAGTCTGGATATCGGTACCATCATCAACAAGAAGATGATTGCCGCCAGCTACATCTACCAGATGATGCTCGATGCCGACGTGATGAACGTGAGATTCCTGATGAGTGCTAACGCCGATGTAGCTGAGTTTATAGCCAAAGAAGGTTCGAAGGTAACCAAGAAACCGGTGAAGGAACTCGGCATGCCTATCGGTGTAACCATCGGTGGACTGGTTCGCGGTGAAGAAGGAATGCTCGTTTCGGGTAATACCCAGATAGAACCGGGCGACTCGGTGATGGTTTTCTGCCACAACATCAACATGAAGAAAATTGAGAAATACTTCATCTAA
- a CDS encoding TrkH family potassium uptake protein — translation MINSKLIYKILGQLLFIEAFLLFVSLLVAFYYQQDDIFAFIVATLTTIGGGLVLKWRGHGADNSMSRRDAYLVVTLSWIVFSFFGTLPFMVSGYINNFTDAYFETMSGFTTTGATILDDVECFPHGLLFWRSLTQWIGGLGIVFFTIALLPSLVGGQTKVFAAEATGPIKTKLHPRLSTSAKWIWSIYLMLTIACIASYYVAGMSLFDSFNYAMTTTATGGFSTHNSSTSFFHSPALEYICAFFCFLSGVNFTLLYAAVIKFKIKDLFKNSEFKFYMFLVTAFTAFIMVELIAMRNYDVEHAFRSAIFQVVSFITTTGLFNDDAALWPHVTWVVLAACMFFGACSGSTSGGLKCIRGVMLVRMVKNEFRQILHPNAVLPLKIDGVNVPMQKRVTLLAFLTTYLIICLVISFTMIAMGIDNTNAITITLSCVGNVGPTLGTEIGPTMSWSELPDVAKWFCSLMMLIGRLEIFSVLVILTPAFWREN, via the coding sequence ATGATAAACAGCAAATTAATATATAAGATTTTAGGGCAACTGCTTTTCATAGAAGCATTCCTGCTCTTCGTCAGTCTGCTGGTAGCTTTCTATTACCAGCAGGACGACATCTTTGCCTTCATTGTGGCAACACTTACCACCATCGGAGGCGGACTGGTGCTGAAATGGCGAGGTCATGGAGCCGATAACTCAATGTCGCGCCGTGATGCCTATCTCGTGGTAACGCTCTCATGGATTGTATTCAGTTTCTTCGGAACCCTCCCCTTCATGGTGAGTGGATACATCAATAACTTTACCGATGCCTACTTTGAAACCATGTCGGGATTTACGACCACGGGAGCTACAATATTAGACGATGTAGAATGCTTCCCCCACGGACTGCTTTTCTGGCGTTCGCTCACCCAATGGATAGGCGGTCTGGGAATCGTGTTCTTCACCATCGCCCTGCTGCCATCGCTTGTAGGTGGACAGACCAAGGTGTTTGCTGCCGAGGCAACAGGACCTATCAAAACGAAACTGCATCCCCGGCTTTCCACTTCGGCTAAATGGATATGGAGTATCTATCTGATGCTCACCATTGCCTGCATCGCATCCTACTATGTGGCAGGAATGAGTCTCTTCGACAGTTTCAACTATGCGATGACCACTACGGCTACAGGAGGTTTCTCTACTCATAACAGCAGTACCTCGTTTTTCCATTCGCCGGCACTGGAATACATCTGTGCCTTCTTCTGCTTCCTGTCGGGTGTTAATTTCACCCTGCTCTATGCAGCCGTCATCAAGTTCAAGATCAAGGATCTGTTCAAGAATTCAGAGTTTAAGTTCTATATGTTCCTCGTTACAGCCTTCACGGCTTTCATCATGGTAGAGCTGATAGCGATGCGCAACTACGATGTGGAACATGCCTTCAGAAGTGCTATCTTCCAGGTGGTTTCTTTCATCACTACCACCGGTCTGTTTAACGACGATGCAGCCCTCTGGCCTCACGTTACCTGGGTGGTATTGGCAGCCTGCATGTTTTTCGGAGCCTGCTCGGGCAGTACGAGTGGAGGTTTGAAATGTATCCGTGGCGTGATGCTGGTAAGAATGGTGAAGAATGAATTCCGCCAGATTCTGCATCCTAACGCCGTACTGCCATTGAAGATTGATGGTGTGAACGTACCGATGCAGAAGCGTGTTACGCTGCTTGCCTTCCTCACCACTTATCTCATCATCTGTCTGGTGATATCGTTCACGATGATAGCCATGGGCATCGACAATACCAATGCCATCACCATCACCCTGAGTTGTGTTGGTAATGTGGGACCTACGCTGGGTACGGAAATCGGACCAACCATGTCGTGGAGCGAACTGCCGGATGTGGCAAAATGGTTCTGCTCGCTGATGATGCTCATCGGTCGTCTGGAAATATTCAGTGTGCTGGTTATCTTAACGCCAGCATTCTGGAGAGAGAACTAA
- a CDS encoding DUF4435 domain-containing protein translates to MAKRLTDNINSQFFEAANRMTSKKARRKIVAYVESYDDVFFWRSVLGKFENEKRYFDIMLPTRNQHLDRGKKAAISSMLKGVGRDMIACVDADYDYLRQGSTESSQQMLENPYIFHTYAYAIENFQCYARGLHETCVMVTLNDRRIFDFERFLESYSRTIWPLFLWHMLFYVRHRKMSMHFDMAEFDKVIMLPSVRIQDPKWAIDYLGKKVRAKLFQLERRFKKLKDELDEMALYLNNLGVNESNTYLYIQGHHLFDLVVSPIVQSVCDALRNDRENEIRDRALHSEQARTEMACYENSLGKVKMMMKKNTFYQFSPEFQKIQADVEKYLER, encoded by the coding sequence ATGGCTAAACGTTTAACTGATAATATCAATTCCCAGTTCTTCGAGGCAGCCAACAGGATGACTTCGAAGAAGGCTCGGCGCAAGATTGTGGCTTACGTCGAGAGCTATGATGATGTCTTCTTCTGGCGTTCTGTACTGGGAAAGTTTGAAAATGAAAAACGCTATTTTGATATCATGCTGCCTACCCGTAACCAGCATTTAGACCGAGGCAAGAAGGCTGCTATCTCCAGTATGCTGAAGGGAGTAGGTAGGGATATGATAGCCTGTGTAGATGCCGATTACGATTATCTGCGTCAGGGCTCAACTGAGTCTTCCCAGCAGATGTTGGAGAATCCTTACATCTTCCATACCTATGCCTATGCCATTGAAAACTTCCAATGTTATGCCAGAGGATTGCACGAAACCTGTGTGATGGTGACGCTCAACGACCGTCGCATCTTCGATTTCGAGCGTTTTCTTGAGTCCTATTCCCGTACCATCTGGCCCCTCTTCTTATGGCACATGCTGTTCTATGTGCGTCATCGCAAGATGTCGATGCATTTTGATATGGCGGAGTTTGATAAGGTCATCATGCTGCCTTCTGTCCGAATCCAGGATCCTAAATGGGCGATAGATTATTTGGGAAAGAAGGTGCGGGCAAAGCTGTTCCAGCTGGAGCGCCGCTTCAAGAAGCTTAAGGATGAGTTGGATGAAATGGCTCTTTACCTCAATAATCTGGGTGTAAACGAGAGCAATACCTATTTATATATACAGGGTCATCATCTCTTCGACCTGGTAGTAAGTCCCATCGTCCAGAGCGTCTGCGATGCTTTGCGCAACGATAGGGAGAATGAAATCCGCGACCGTGCCCTCCATTCCGAGCAGGCCCGCACCGAAATGGCATGCTATGAGAACAGTCTGGGCAAGGTAAAAATGATGATGAAGAAAAACACCTTCTACCAGTTCTCACCGGAATTCCAGAAGATACAGGCGGATGTGGAAAAGTATTTGGAAAGGTAA
- a CDS encoding AAA family ATPase → MQKYADYIKQIEIESLWSGTKHILWNLDRRVNILSGVNGVGKSTILNKVVKGLAAGGEFPSHMIKGVHLKVEPEEAKWIRYDVIRSVDRPLMNAEMINRIDLTLVTELDWQLFQLQRKYLDYQVNIGNRIIAVLQSGEPDAAFKAQKLSEPKKMFQDMVDNLFKDTGKTIIRTANEIRFNQIGEQLSPYQLSAGEKQILAILLTVLVEDNQSYVLFMDEPEISLHFEWQKQLIGLVLQLNPNIQIIMTTHSPAVVMDGWTDRVTDVSDITI, encoded by the coding sequence ATGCAGAAATATGCTGATTATATCAAACAGATAGAGATTGAATCTCTCTGGAGCGGTACCAAACATATTCTTTGGAACCTAGACCGCCGTGTCAATATCCTGAGTGGTGTAAACGGCGTGGGCAAGAGTACTATATTAAATAAGGTGGTAAAGGGTCTGGCGGCTGGCGGTGAATTCCCTAGTCACATGATCAAAGGTGTGCATCTGAAGGTGGAGCCGGAGGAGGCAAAGTGGATTCGCTACGATGTAATCCGATCGGTAGATAGACCATTGATGAATGCCGAGATGATCAACAGGATAGACCTTACCCTGGTTACCGAACTCGACTGGCAGCTCTTCCAGTTGCAGCGCAAGTATCTGGATTACCAGGTGAACATCGGCAACCGCATCATCGCCGTCTTGCAGAGTGGCGAACCGGATGCAGCCTTCAAGGCTCAGAAACTGAGTGAACCGAAGAAGATGTTCCAGGATATGGTAGATAATCTTTTCAAGGATACCGGCAAGACCATCATCCGTACTGCCAACGAAATCCGCTTCAACCAGATAGGCGAGCAGCTCTCGCCTTATCAGCTCTCGGCTGGTGAGAAGCAGATTCTTGCCATCCTCCTCACCGTGCTAGTGGAGGATAACCAGTCATACGTCCTCTTTATGGATGAGCCGGAAATCAGCCTTCATTTCGAATGGCAGAAGCAGCTCATCGGTCTGGTGCTGCAGCTTAATCCGAATATCCAGATCATCATGACCACCCACAGTCCTGCTGTGGTCATGGATGGATGGACCGATAGGGTGACGGATGTGAGCGACATCACGATATAA
- a CDS encoding DMT family transporter, translating into MDNKRPLIAHLCLFCSGAFWGLMAPVGKDAMLHGINGIDLVSFRVLGGALLFWLTSLFTKKEHVPVKDIFKFAAAGLFALVFNQCSYTIGLNMTSPSNSSIMTTSMPIFAMVLSFLILKEPITWKKALGVLMGCAGAVIIIMTSATAGNAKVGNIWGDLLCMSAQLSFALYLSLFKNLLSKYSLFTINKWMFLWATVLIWPFTISHVMSIDFAHVPMSTWWETGYVIFFGTFLGYICMMIGQKTLRPTVVSVYNYVQPLVSVTVSVFVGLAVFKGMQAIAAILIFSGVWLVVKSKSKHDIDQHDHSLAYEKRHP; encoded by the coding sequence ATGGATAACAAACGACCTCTTATCGCCCACCTGTGCCTCTTCTGTTCCGGCGCATTCTGGGGACTGATGGCTCCCGTAGGCAAGGATGCCATGCTTCACGGCATCAACGGCATCGACCTGGTGAGCTTCCGTGTTTTGGGTGGTGCTCTCCTCTTTTGGCTCACCTCATTATTCACCAAGAAAGAGCATGTTCCAGTAAAAGACATCTTCAAGTTTGCTGCTGCCGGACTCTTCGCCCTCGTGTTCAACCAGTGTTCTTACACCATCGGTCTGAACATGACCTCGCCTAGCAATTCCAGCATCATGACCACCTCGATGCCTATCTTCGCCATGGTTCTCTCCTTCCTGATATTGAAGGAGCCTATCACCTGGAAGAAGGCACTCGGTGTATTGATGGGATGCGCAGGTGCCGTCATCATCATCATGACGAGTGCTACGGCTGGCAATGCCAAGGTGGGAAACATCTGGGGCGACCTGCTCTGTATGTCGGCGCAGCTTTCCTTCGCCCTCTACCTGTCGCTCTTCAAGAACCTGCTGTCTAAGTATTCGCTCTTCACCATCAACAAGTGGATGTTCCTCTGGGCAACGGTCCTGATATGGCCTTTCACCATCAGCCACGTGATGAGCATCGACTTTGCCCATGTTCCGATGAGCACCTGGTGGGAAACGGGCTACGTCATCTTCTTCGGCACCTTCCTGGGTTACATCTGCATGATGATTGGTCAGAAGACGTTGCGCCCTACCGTGGTAAGTGTATATAATTATGTGCAGCCGCTGGTATCGGTTACCGTGAGTGTTTTCGTGGGTCTCGCCGTATTCAAGGGTATGCAGGCGATTGCTGCCATCCTCATCTTCTCTGGTGTATGGCTCGTGGTAAAGAGCAAGTCGAAGCATGATATCGACCAGCACGACCACAGCCTGGCCTACGAGAAAAGGCATCCTTAA